The window GCGGATGCAAATTGACTTGTTTGCGCGGGAGTTGGCATCCGAACTGCGGCAGGCGAAACAGCTGGCCATGACGCAGCGCGACCGTGTGTATCTCACGGTCGATCGTGGGCAGCGTGCCATCCTGGCGCAAGTCGGGACCGCTCGTGTGCCGCATCATATCTTTTCCTATGCGGAGCGGGCGATGGAGCTGGATGAGCCGAGCGCGGGGCCTGAACTGGTGTTCCATCCCAGCGGGCGATCGGCGACGGCCACGACCATTCGATTTCACAATGCTCAGGGAGAGAACGGAGCGCTTACCGTGAGTCTCACCGGCAGGGTATCGATCCAATGATGCGGCGGATGGGTGAGGGAGGCGTGAGTCTGATCGAAGCGATGGTGGCCATGGTGATCGCTGGGATTGTGCTGATGGGGGCGATGAGCGCGCTGCAAATCTCTGTCCGGCAGGCACAGCAAGGGGTGATGAAAACACGGGCGTTGGCGCTGGCCCAGGGCAGGCTCGAAGCAAAACGGTCGGTACGTTGGGAGGCGTTGTTACAGGACGATATGAACCATGACGGCATTGTCGATGTCGTCATGAACGATGCGGGCGAGTCGAAGGATGCTGCGCCCGGCGATGGGACCTATACGGGGACATGGGCGCAGGATGGGGTGAGCCTGGAATGGACCGTGGCCATGGACCGCCCCGGTCAGTTGAGCGCCGCGGGGTTTGTCGTCATCCGGGCGACCGCAAAGTACGAGGCACTTGGAGAGTACAAGACTGTCCATGTCGCGACGGTCAGAGCGAATCCGGCATTTGTGGGGGATTGATGAAACGGAGTCGTGGCAATGCCCAACGCAGGAATCCGTTGCTCAACCAGCGCGGACTCTGTTTGTCCGAGTTACTCATGGCCACGGCGGTGGGCACGGTGGTGTTGGCCGGCAGTCTGGAAACGCTGAACCTCGTGCATGCGCGGGCAACGGAGCAGCAGCGCGCCATGGCTGGGCAGCAGGACCTGCGGTTGGGGCTGGAAGTCTGGGAGCAAGAAGTCCGCATGGCCTCGGCGGCGACCATTACGACGGCCGTGGCCGACCGGTTGGAATTCTCGGCGAACATTCATGCCCTGGAGACGACGACGACCGCCACGGTCGCGGCAGGACAAACCGTGGTGCCGGTCCAGGATGGCGGGGGATGGGGGCAGGGGAAAACCGTGCGGATCTGTTCGGCCAGCGGGTGCGAGTCTCACCGGCTGGCGCGGACCGGTCAGCGACTCCAGCTCACGCTGAGCGAGCCGGTGCGCGGGCTGTTTCCCGCCGGCGCCTCGGTGGAGGTGATGAATCGGGTGGCCTATTACACCCGCATCGATACGGCGGGGCGGCTGCAGCTGATGCGGATGATCGACGGTGGAGCCGGGACATTGATCGGTGATCTGCAAGCGGTGCAGTGGACCTATTGGGATGACCGTGGACGAGTGGCGGTCGAGACGAGCGGAATCGCGCGGGTGGTGGTGACGATCGAGTCGAGGAATGTCTTGCCACAAGTCGTTCGTGAAGTGAGCGTGCGATCGTGATCAAGATGAGGAGTTGAGGATGAGGACTCACACGTCGTGGCTTGGGCAGGAGCGGGGCATGGCGCTCTTTGGGGTGATGATTCTGGCCTTGTTGCTGGGGCTCCTGAGTGCGGTGTTGCTCCAACTGGCCGGGCAGGAACAGTTGAGCGCCAGCGGCGCGAAGGACACCGCGGTGGCGCAGCATGTGGCCGATGCGGCGGCGGACATGGTGATGGCCTGGTTTCATGCCCCGCAGGATCGGCCGCCTCAGGTGAGCGCCGTGTTGAGCAAGCGTCAACAGACCTCGACGGGGAGTCCGTCGTTCTTCGATCTTGCCGGGCGGTCTCAATTTATCGGGACCGTGGATCGTCCGGATCTTGTGCTCGATGCGGCGCAAAGCGCGGATGACCGGCTCCTCAACGATCCCGTGTCCGGCCTCTTCCGGTCGCTCCAGGATGTGGGTACGGTGCGCAGTCTGAAAGTCTATGCCCCCACGACGCCGGGGCTGTTGAGCACGGTGGACATTGCCGTCGCCCCGGCGCGCTGGCCCTCGACGCAATATGCGCTGTCGATGCAGTTGGCGGCGATCGATCTTCCGGCGTTGCGAGCGGGCGTGCAGGTCGGCGGCAATCTGGGATGGCCTCAGAACGGACAGGAATCGGGGGCGCTGGTGCATTGGAGCCGCCTGTCTGTCGGGGGCAATCTGGTGGTGCAGAGGCTGGAGGACATTCCAGTGCTGACCGCGCTGGCGTCCGTGTCGGGGCAGGGCTATCGCGAGGTGTCGGTTCGCGAAGACCGGTGGTGTGAGATCTGGACCGGAGGCACCGTGCAGGTCATGCAGCCGCCTGTCGGGGAGAGTCAGTTCCCGCCGCTGCCGATGAATGTGCATGGAAAACAGAATCCCACGCCTGGCGTGCGCCTGGATCGTTGGGGCTATGAGCAACTGAAACAGATCGCCTTGCGGTACGGCACCTACCTGGCGATCGATCGGAACGGCCTGCTCTATCCGGGTGGGGTGGTCGAGGCAGGGCAGGGGGTCCCACCCGATGAGTTTTTTCGCTCCGGCTCCGCAGGCGATGCGCGGGGCTTGATCTTCATCGATACGCTGGACCGCACGGCTCCCCGGTCGGATAACCTTGGGGTCTTTAGATTGAGCGCGGCGTATACCGAGGCCACACTGGTGGTGCAAGGGCATGTGGTGCTCAGCCCATCCTCCAGCGGGCAGTCATTGTCTGTTCTGAGCCCCCCGCAACCTGGTCAGACGGACCGCTCTAGCCGGGTGCCTGTGCAGCTGTCGGGGATTCACTTCAACGGCGCGTTGTATGCCGCAGGGGATATTACCCTCGAACAGCCCACGCGGGTCTTCGGCGCAGTGGTGGCGGAAGGAACGATTGTGGCGTCCACTCCTGGTGTGACGCTGGAGGTCTGGTACAACCACGAGATGAGCCAGGGTTTGTTGCGTGGACTGCCCGTGGTCTTGCGTGCTCCGGGAACATGGAAAGTCCGGTATTCATGATGGTGAATCGGGAGAGGACACAAATATGACGACACAGATGTCCAAGGCGTCGGTCAATCATGGGGTGGTTGTTGAACAGATGGTAAGCCTTGTGTGCCGGGCCACACCAGTTCGTTCGACGGTGGAGCGGCAGGTGCTTCATCTGCTCGTTCAGCGTGACGTGGTGACGCTGGTGGAGATGGAGGACGTGCTTGAAAGCCTGCGGTTAGGCGAGGGAGACCTCGAAGCGGTGCTGCTCGACCAGTACCGAGTGCCCAAGGCCGAATTGGGGGCGGCGCTTGGCGAGGTGTATCAGTGTCCCTATATTCCCTATGAGGAACGGACGGTGGTTGATCCAGGACTTTTAAAAAACTTAAGCGTCGATTATCTGCGAAAGAATGCTTGGGTGCCTCTCCAGCGGGAGGGATCGGTCGTGACGATTCTGATCGGCCATCCGTCCGATGCGGCCAAGCGCGATGATGTCCGACGGGCTTTTCCTGGGGCGACGATACGGTATGCGGTCGGGTTGCGCCGCGACATCGAGCAGTATTTGCTGGCTGCTACCGGTCAGGCTGCTCGGGCCACGCTGACGGACATTCTTGGCGAACTCGTGCGCGAAGCCGGGAACGATCCGGGCGGTGAGGGGGTGGACTGCGGCATTACGGAGCACGATTCCGCCATCGTCCGGCTGGCGAACCACATCATCGCCGAAGCTCATCGGCTGCAAGCGTCCGATGTGCACATTGAGCCCTATGCCAATCGGAAGGACACGGCGGTGCGATTCCGCGTCGACGGGACCTGTTTTACCTTTATGCGGATTCCGGCGGCCTGCCGCCGGGCGATCGTATCACGCCTCAAGATCATGGCCCATCTCGATATCGCGGAGCGCCGCAAACCGCAAGACGGGAAAATCCGATACCGGCTGGCGAAAGATCAAGAGATTGAGCTGCGTGTGGCCACCTTGCCGACAGCGGGCGGGAATGAGGATGTGGTGATGCGGCTGTTAACGACGAAGGACACGATGGCGCTGGAGGCGATGGAATGTGCGCCGGAGGTGCTGCGGCACATCACGGATCTCGCCGAGCGCCCCTATGGGATGTTCCTCTGTGTCGGTCCGACGGGAGCGGGGAAAACGACGACGTTGCATGCCGTGCTCAAGCACATTAATACCGATGAGCGAAAAATCTGGACGGCGGAGGACCCCATCGAAATCACGCAGGATGGGTTGCGGCAGGTGCAGATCCATCCGAAGATCGGATTCACCTTTGCGGCGGCCATGCGGTCCTTTCTCCGGGCCGATCCGGACGTCATCATGATCGGCGAAATGCGGGATCGGGAAACGGCCGACATTGCGATCGAAGCCTCGCTCACCGGCCATCTGGTGCTCAGTACATTGCACACCAATAGTGCTGCCGAAACCGTGACGCGTTTGTTGGAGATGGGGTGCGACGCCTTCAATTTTGCCGATGCCATGTTAGGGGTGTTGGCGCAGCGCCTCTGCAAGCGCCTGTGTTCGTCTTGCAAAGAGGCCTATCAGCCAACCCAGCAGGAGTACGATGAACTGGTCATGGCCTATGGCGCACATGAGTGGGAACGGTTGGGCTTGAAGAATTCATCGAACATGATGCTCTGGCGAGGGCGCGGGTGCACGGCCTGCAATCAGAGCGGATTCAAAGGCCGAGTCGCACTCCATGAGCTACTGGTGGGATCGGACGAGATCAAGCGCCTGATCCAAGCCAAAGCCAGAACCCTGGAGATCGCCAGCCAGGCCATGCGGGAGGGGATGGTCACGTTGCGGCAGCATGGTATCCAAAAAGTCCTGCAGGGTGTCACGACCTATCGGCAAGTCCGGTCCGTGGCCATGAAATAGGGGGGTGTCGCTGATTCCCAATGTCCCGCCCTCTTCCAGATGGGGCTAAGTAGGAGCTTTATCTGGTCAGATTTACCTCCATCTTCCCACTCCGTTTTTCCTCGTTAAGTTCAGTTCTTGTAGTTGAGACCCCTCCGGGAATACCAGCCGATAAGCCACGATCGGGGCAGGTGCAAATACGCGTGAGGAATGGCGGCGCTCCAGCGGCAGCCGAAGTGACGGAAATTGTCGCGCGGTAGTACGGAGAATGTTCGAATCCCTCTAGACTTAAAAAATGGCTGGCCTAAGAAAACAAAGAGTTAGACGTTCTTGCGGGGTAAAGCATAGCGGCATGCCCTTTGCGACTGAGACAAGCGGCGCGATGGGTGTGTCAAGCGAGTCAGAGGGGTGCGTGGAGATGTTCAATTGTCATCTGGTTAGGCGGCTGCAGACGGAGCGTGGGTTTACGCTCATTGAGGTCATGATCGTCGTGGCCATCATTGGGATCGCCGCCGCGCTGGCCGGGCCTAGTTATACCGAATGGATAGCTCGTTCTCAACTCCGCGAGGCGATCAGTGAGGTGCAGCATCAGTTGGCGCTAGCGCGGATTACAGCCATGAGTCGCAATACCTCTGTGACCGTCACACTGACTCTGGCGAATGGGTCGTTGGGGATATCGACAACCAATGCTGCCACAGGGGCCGTTGTATCTGCCACCCAGACGATGAGTACTCCACAAGTTGTGACGTTGAATGTTGGCCCATCGCCAGGGTGGACGTCGATGGCAACGACGGCGGTCTCATTCAATTCCATGGGGATGCGAGTTGGAGGGCCTGGAGCGGCGGCGAATCAAGAGCTGGCGCTCGTCAATACGAGAGGGGTGCAGTATGCACTCAAGGTGACACCTCGAGGCATCGCGAATTGGTGCCCAGATGCGGTGTGTCTATGAATTCATTCAACTTGAGAATGAGAGAGAAGGCAGGATTGGGGTTGTGCGATCCATCAGGCTTTACCTTGATTGAGAGCATGGTGGCGATGGCTATTCTTGCAACGGGGCTCTTGGCCTTGGCAGGCATGCAGAGTATTTCGTTAACGCGCAATGTCGACTCGACGGAACTCACACGTGCAACCAATTTGGCGGCGGACATGATCGAGCGAATCCAGAACAATCGGAATAATGTGGCGCAATACGCCATTAACACCGGTAATGCGACGCCATGTCCGCAAAATCCAGTGACGCAAACCATGGCCAAAGGCGATTGCGATCAGTGGGTGCAATTATTGGCAAATCCGCAGGCGTCCGGACTGACGAATGTTCGAGGGGTCATTACGGTCCCTCCAGCGCCAGTCGGTGCGCTGAACGTCTTGCTGAATCAGTATCCGGTTACTGTCACTATTTCATGGACCGGGGCTACGGGAGAAACCAAAGTGGCTCGCCCTAAACAGATCACACTGACAACTGTGATCGCGCCTGAATAAGGATGGGACGGATGGCAGGAGTAGGCACCATGCTGAGAGTTCGTGTCATGCGAAAGGACCAGCGAGGAGTGACGCTGGTTGAATTAATGATCGGTGCCGTGGTGGCGTCACTGGTAGTGGCGGCGGGATTAGCCATGTTGACGATGTCCGAGAAAGCGATGCGCACCAGTGAACAGACGGTCGACACGCAGCAGAATGTTCGTCTCGCCATGGAATTGCTCTCCAGGGACATCAGAATGGCTGGTTATGGACCGATGAGCGGGCCGGTTGGGAATTGCCAGAGCGCTGTTGTGCCGGCGGATCACACGGTCACAGGACCGGATCGCGGACCGGACCGCATCAGCCTGGTTGTCCCGGTTGGCAATCCTGTGGGAACGGCAGGCAATCCACCCTGGGTTTTTAATGCCGACACAGCGATTAATGCCGGGCCTGGCGGGGCGGTGACCATTATTGCCATGCCATCAGCCGCAGTGGTGAGCAACATGGTGACGGAGGCAGGGGGAAGTCTTACCGTGCCTCCGGCGACGGTGTCGATTGGTGGCACTCTGATTGGGACGGTCACGGCGGCCGCCGGCGCCAATCTGACGATCAGTGTGACCGGTCCGCCAATCGAAGGGCCGATGAAGAAAAATACTCCGGTGTATCTGCTGCAATGCATTACCTATCAAATTATTCCGCCTCCCGATGCTGGAGGGCTGTGTAATGGCCGATCGCCGTGTTTGGTGCGAGGAGTGGCCGGCGGCATGACGGCAGGTGTATTGGATTGCACAACGGCGGGAAGCCGGTGCACATCCATTGCCGACGAAATCGAAGATATTCAGTTTGCCTATGCGTGCGACGGGTGTGTCGCAGGCATCAATAGCGGGACCCCCGATCAGATTATCGATAACCAGGGAGGGGCGGCGGGATTTGATCAGGCGGATTTTGTCACGAACAATTCATGGGCGGCGGGCATTATGACGCCGGACAAGATTCGGCTGGCGCAAGTGACGGTGGTGGGCCGGCAACGGCGCGCAGACCAAGGGTTCGGTGAGGCCAACGGGCAAACAAACCAAAGTGTGGCGTTGCAGGTAAGCGATCACCTCCATTCAGATGGCGTGTTTGCCGCGGGCGACTATACCACGCTGACGCCGCCGTACACCTCGACGCGCCGGCGCCTCCTCACTAAAACCGTGGAGCTGCGCAATCTCAGAAAGTAGGGAGCGGTAACGATATGAGGATGATGCGAGCGGCCTCAGGACAGAGGCAGACAGGGAACGAGCGAGGGATTGCCCTCCTGAGTGTCATGATGGTGATGTTGATCATGACGGTGCTCGGGATCGGCGCGTTGACGATGACGGGGCTGGAAAATCGTGTCGCCGGATTTGCCAGTTCGATGGAGGCCTCGGCGGCGGCGGCGGAAGCTTGCGTTCAGACCGGGGTCAAGGTCATTCAGCAAGTGAAGGAGAACGGAGGCGTTGTGCCGACCGCGTTGCTCGATAATCAAACTCCTCCTGGGCCGATTCCTCTGAGCAATAAGACGCAGTTGGAGTCGGAAATCGGAGCCATTAGTGCAGGGGGCGCTGATACGCCGATTGGCCCGCCGTTTCCGGCCGGACTGACTACTGCAGTGCCGAATCTCATTCAGACAGTGGGCGCGTATTCCGTTGTCGGCGACATCGACTATCTCTACAACAGGCAGCGGCCTGGAATGGGGGCTGAACGCCACAATGCCTATCATGCTGCCTATAGTGGTGCGAATGGCGGTACCGATGTGATGTACCGCGTCGATTGCGTGGCGACAAATGTGACGACGGGGATGAGGAGCCGGCTAACAGCCGTCTATGCCTGTTTGGAGAATGAGGGTTGTCAGCGAATTTAGCGTGCGGGTGTGTACTGACAGAGGTTTGCTCCCCTGAAGGAGCGGCGAAGTAGCCGGCCCTTCGAGCACCACCGGGAGGATAGCAATGAAGCATATGAATCAATCGACGCGAGGAACGGGCTTCTGGGCGGCTGCGGCTCTCGGTGTATTGCTGTCGGGCATTCCGGCCGGTGTGTCAGCCCAGAACATGGGAGACTATACCAACTATCCCCTGTTCCTCAGCCAGGCTGTGCCGCCCAATATCTTGTTTCTCGTGGACATGGGCAATTTCACGCTGGAGGCAGCCTATAGTGGGACAAACCACAAGTATCCGATCTCCTTTAAAACGGGGACTGCTACGGCCTCGAAATATGCTGCTAATGTGACAGTTGATAGCCAGACCGGCGACGATTTGGTGGCGGTAGACAACAGTGGTAGCGCAATCAATACGTCAAATGTGACATCGCCAGCCGATCTCTTCGTTTCGACCAAATCTTATTACGGCATGTTCGACCCATTGCGTTGTTATACGACCGACAGCAACAGCTTCAATTACGGATCGGTGAAAACGTCTGTGTCGGCGACGTGTAGTGGATCGTATTGGGATGGCAACTTCCTGAACTGGCTTACTCAGCGCAAAAAGGAAATGATTTATCAGGTGCTCGTGGGCGGGAAGCCGATCCCTGCCCAAGCCAATGCGGACGGGACGGCCAACAACCTGAATGGCGAGCCCAAGACGGGGGAAAACGGCAGCACCGCCAGTTGCAGCAACAATTCCAGCTCCTGCTGGCGTTATGTGAAGTATGTGCCCAATGCCACCTTGAACGGCCGTACCCCGTCGTTGTCGGTGGCCACAGTGAGTCTGTCCGGCGGCAGCACGGTAAATACAGGCATTATATTCGGGGTCGGAGATGGGAAGCTCTTCGTCAACAACGATGGTACCGCAAGTCCTTTCGATGGAACTACAGGAGGAGGTTCCCCCAACCATCTTGAGTATGCGTTGGAGGTGGATTTGACGACCGAGCCCAATGTGCCGGCCGCGTCGGGCGCCGCCACGAGTTGCATTGTGGGCGATCCTGATTACATGGGGCATTTGGCTTGCTACAAGAAAGAACGGTCGCTCGGCCTCTTTCAAACCATGCGCACCGACAATATGCATGTGGGTGTCATGTTTGTGAATGCGTCCACCGGCCAGGGCGGGAGCCTCCAGTTTTCCTACGATGAGGCGTTTAATTCGTCAGATGTGACCAATATCCGCAATGAACAGGTGGAGGCTAATTCTCCTATTGCCGAAGCGCTCTACGAAGGCCTGTGCCTGTTCCGCAAGAGCCAGGGGCCTTGTTACAGCAACAGTGGATCGTGGTCGACCGGGTATAGTTCCGGGGGAATCGGGGCGGTTGGCGACCCCTATTACTTTGCTAGTCTGGGGCAGATGGTCTATTGCGCCAAGTGCTTTGTGCTGATGATCAGCCCGGGTATAGGCGTGAATGATGGTAATGCACCGAATTTGCAGTCGCCGTTCGGCAATCTCTTTAGCGGAACGAACATTGGCGTGGTGAGCAGTGGAGCCGCGGGAGATCGGTTGGACGACGTGGCTTATTATGGACGTACGCACGATTTGCGGAGCGATCTTTCCGGGACTCAAAATGCCGTGTTTTATGCGGTTAACGCCATGGGGGGGCCAACCGGAGCAGCGCTCTTGGCGTCTGCGGCCAAATATGGAGGATTCGAAGACCGCAATAATGACAATGCAGTCGATTTGACCGGCTCCCAGACCTGTACCTACCCCAGTGGATCGAATCTTGGCAGTGGCTCCAGCACCAGCAACCCGGAATGGGACCTCGATAAGGACTGCGTTCCGGACACGTTTTACGATGCGTCCGAGGGCGGCGATCTTGCGGCCCAAATTAATGCCGCGATTGCGGCCATTTTGAAAAAGGCAGCCTCCGGCACCTCGATCTCGGTGCTGGCGACGTCTTCGACGGGAGAAGGCTCACTTTATCAAGCGTTCTTTTATCCCACGACGTTTGAAGGTGTGAACGAAATCAAGTGGACCGGATTTGTGCAAGGCCTCTTTGTCGATGGGTTCGGGAATTTGCGAGAGGATCGCAGCCCCGGTGGCCCTCCGGACGGGAAGCTCGTCTATAGCGACGACAACATTGTGGTAACGAAGAAGGATCCGGTGTCGGGCAATGTCGTGGTGGAGCGGTATCTCGATGTGGCTCCCATGGATGGCCTGCCTGATACGACGACACCCTATGAGACGGTGGGTTTGCGTGAAATGCAGGGGATCTGGGAGGCCGGGAAAAAACTGGCGTTGCGGGATCTGGGGGCCTCTCCCCGTAACCTCATCACCTGGGTTGATCTTGACAATGACGGTGTCGTGGATGTCAACGAGCAGATGGCGTTTAGTACGGGCAATGCCGCGACGCTCAAGCCCTATTTGCGGGCAAGCAGCAGTGGCACGTTTACGGCTACCAATATCATCAATTTCATCCATGGCACCCAGGTCACGGGCATGCGGAATCGGGAGGTCACGGTCGACGGTTCGTTGAAGGTGTGGAAGCTCGGCGATGTGGTGAACTCGAGCCCGACGATCGTCGGTAGTCCGAGAGAGCGATATGACCTGCTGCATGGCGATGCGAGCTATAGTGGTTTCTACAAGCGATGGGCTAAGAGACGGCAGACGGTGTATGTGGGCGCTAACGACGGGATGCTCCATGCTTTTAATGGTGGCTATTACCACAAGGGCGATGATCCGAATACCAGCGGAGTCGAGGAGCATGGGTGGTACACCACGGGGCCGGACGATAACTCAACAGGGCCGGATGTTGGCAAAGAGTTGTGGGGATTCATTCCCTACGCCTTACTGCCGCAACTGATCTGGTATACCCAAACGAATTATACGCATGTCTCGTACGTGGATTTGCAGCCACGGATTACGGATGTGCCGATCTTTACGGAGGAGTCGGCCTGCGGCGGCGGAACGACTCCGACCGCGCTCGGGTGTATTCATCCCGGTGGGTGGGGAACGATCGCGATCGTCGGGCTGCGGTTCGGCGGCAGTTGCGGTGCTTGTGCGGCTGCGTCCGGCGGCAATAATGGCGGTCCGGCATTCCACCTGGTTATGGATCTCAATAACGATGGCGACACGTCTGATGCGGGCGAGGATCGCTATGTGTATAGCGCCTATTACATCCTGGATATCACCGACCCGGACGCAACACCGACGGTGGTGGGGGTATATTCGTCTTCGGATCTTGGGTTGACGACGAGCTTCCCGACGATCGTTCGGATGAATCCGGCCTCGGACAGCAAGACGAGCAATGTCAACGCGAAGTGGTACATGGTGGTTGGGTCCGGGATGCATGGGTACGATGGGCGTGCTGCCGGAGCGGCGAAGATATTCGTGGTGGAGTTGGGAGCTCCGCTTGGGACTGTGCCGACCGTGACCAAGATGCCGGTGGGATCGTGGTCTTCTTTTATAGCCGACCCCGTGACCTATGACCGCGATCTCGATTATCGGGACGATGTGGTCTATGTCGGGCGTGCGATTGACCCGGCGTCAAGCGGTATCGGAGATTGGTCCGGGAAAATGTATCGATTGACAATGGGGGCCTGTAGCACAGCTCCCTGCTCGACCTCGACGTGGGGCATTCCTTCCGGTGCAAACCGGGTTCCCACGGAAATGCTGGATACGTTTAGCTTGCTATCGGGCTGGATGTATCTCGGACCCGTCACGGCGAGTCCGACGATTACGGTTGATGATACGGGAGAAACCTGGGTGTTTTTTGGCACGGGGCGTTTCCTTAGCGTGGCGGATAAAACGAATACAGATACTCAATATCTCGTTGGGCTCAAAGATTCCGTCATGCGGCCTGGCGGATGCACGCAGTCGTCGACGGTGAATTGCTGGGTGGATAATCTCCTCGATGTCTCTGATGTGCAAATCTGCATTAGTTGCGCAACAGGGTCCAATCAAGTGAACGGGGTTGTTGGAACCACTACGTATCCGGCCCTGATTACGCTTGTGAAGGCAATGGATGGTTGGGTCACAACTCTCCCGACATCGAAAGAACGGTCGATTGTTTCGCCAAGCATCCTGTCGGGAGTCGTGCTGTTTCCGACCTTTATTCCGACCAACGATATTTGTGTCGCGGCCGGAGAAAGCAATCTCTATGGGCTCTATTACAAGACCGGCGGACCGCCGTTGGAACCGCTCTTTGGCGTGGACTCATCGGGTAAGGCCATACGAAGTGTTTCTCTGGGTGAGGGTGTGGCCTCCAAAGTAGCAGTCCATCTCGGGCAAGGCGGTGCGTCGGGGTTCATTCAGACCAGCGACTCCAAAGTGACCAATGTCGCATTCAACGGATTGTCTGCGAAGAGCGAATATGTCTCTTGGATTAATCAACGGGATTGATATAGCCGTGAAGCTGGCTGCGAAGAGCCTGAGGAAGGCGCGAGGTAGCACGCCTCGTGCCCGACTCGCCCGTTCAGGGATTGGAGCCTTGTCTCTGCTTGTGTGTTTTCTGTTCTTTGGGTGTCAGCGGAGTTCCCCTGAGAGCCTGACGGCTGTATCTTCGTCGGGTAACCACTCTCCGGGCATCCGCGCGGTCGCAATTCAGCCGGTGCCGCTGGTGTTGACGGGATCCGTCTTTGCCCAAGTCGAAGCGCAGGACATTGATCGGAATCCCCTCCGGTTTCGTTACCAGTGGAGTGTCAATGGTGAGGTGGTGGCCGGGCAGGAGGGCGAGCAGTTATCGGTGGCGATTCTCAAGCGCGGTGATCGGGTGTCGGTGCAGGTTTGGCCGCATGACGGGATTATCGAAGGGGCTTCGATGACCAGTGAGCCAGTGGTTGTCGGCAATTCCCCGCCTGTCGGATCTGGTCTGGAG is drawn from Nitrospira sp. and contains these coding sequences:
- a CDS encoding PilC/PilY family type IV pilus protein, producing the protein MKHMNQSTRGTGFWAAAALGVLLSGIPAGVSAQNMGDYTNYPLFLSQAVPPNILFLVDMGNFTLEAAYSGTNHKYPISFKTGTATASKYAANVTVDSQTGDDLVAVDNSGSAINTSNVTSPADLFVSTKSYYGMFDPLRCYTTDSNSFNYGSVKTSVSATCSGSYWDGNFLNWLTQRKKEMIYQVLVGGKPIPAQANADGTANNLNGEPKTGENGSTASCSNNSSSCWRYVKYVPNATLNGRTPSLSVATVSLSGGSTVNTGIIFGVGDGKLFVNNDGTASPFDGTTGGGSPNHLEYALEVDLTTEPNVPAASGAATSCIVGDPDYMGHLACYKKERSLGLFQTMRTDNMHVGVMFVNASTGQGGSLQFSYDEAFNSSDVTNIRNEQVEANSPIAEALYEGLCLFRKSQGPCYSNSGSWSTGYSSGGIGAVGDPYYFASLGQMVYCAKCFVLMISPGIGVNDGNAPNLQSPFGNLFSGTNIGVVSSGAAGDRLDDVAYYGRTHDLRSDLSGTQNAVFYAVNAMGGPTGAALLASAAKYGGFEDRNNDNAVDLTGSQTCTYPSGSNLGSGSSTSNPEWDLDKDCVPDTFYDASEGGDLAAQINAAIAAILKKAASGTSISVLATSSTGEGSLYQAFFYPTTFEGVNEIKWTGFVQGLFVDGFGNLREDRSPGGPPDGKLVYSDDNIVVTKKDPVSGNVVVERYLDVAPMDGLPDTTTPYETVGLREMQGIWEAGKKLALRDLGASPRNLITWVDLDNDGVVDVNEQMAFSTGNAATLKPYLRASSSGTFTATNIINFIHGTQVTGMRNREVTVDGSLKVWKLGDVVNSSPTIVGSPRERYDLLHGDASYSGFYKRWAKRRQTVYVGANDGMLHAFNGGYYHKGDDPNTSGVEEHGWYTTGPDDNSTGPDVGKELWGFIPYALLPQLIWYTQTNYTHVSYVDLQPRITDVPIFTEESACGGGTTPTALGCIHPGGWGTIAIVGLRFGGSCGACAAASGGNNGGPAFHLVMDLNNDGDTSDAGEDRYVYSAYYILDITDPDATPTVVGVYSSSDLGLTTSFPTIVRMNPASDSKTSNVNAKWYMVVGSGMHGYDGRAAGAAKIFVVELGAPLGTVPTVTKMPVGSWSSFIADPVTYDRDLDYRDDVVYVGRAIDPASSGIGDWSGKMYRLTMGACSTAPCSTSTWGIPSGANRVPTEMLDTFSLLSGWMYLGPVTASPTITVDDTGETWVFFGTGRFLSVADKTNTDTQYLVGLKDSVMRPGGCTQSSTVNCWVDNLLDVSDVQICISCATGSNQVNGVVGTTTYPALITLVKAMDGWVTTLPTSKERSIVSPSILSGVVLFPTFIPTNDICVAAGESNLYGLYYKTGGPPLEPLFGVDSSGKAIRSVSLGEGVASKVAVHLGQGGASGFIQTSDSKVTNVAFNGLSAKSEYVSWINQRD